In Nymphalis io chromosome 13, ilAglIoxx1.1, whole genome shotgun sequence, the genomic stretch AAACCTAGCTGGACTATTCCGAGTGATAATTCAAATAAACCGaatgaaatacaaaatgtaTCCAATGAACAATCTAAGGATACAAGCATGAAAACTGTTAATACAATTCCTATAGAAGTGTATGATTGTGACAGTTTGCCAGAGACTATGCTTCAAGAGTATCCGAAAAATTATTGCACGACGACGTCGAATGACGTTCCACAAACAACATTTAGTGCTGAGGACTTAAGAGACTTGAGTAAGGACGATAATAATTCCGATTGCCTTATTTCTGAAACTTTTAACATACAGGACAGGCATCAGTACAGTTCACAACACGCTCTACAAATGCCATATGATACCTCACAGTCTAATTTGCATTtcttaaattcaaatgtttcaATTGATCAGAACTTGTTGCAGAGTAGTAGCGTCAGTTCTCTAACATCCAGTCATTCGCCTATAAGCGATAGCTTAGGGGGGAACATAATGAGTAATTTCCCTATAAGACTGCCACCAGcgcataataatataactttaaaaccagTTGATAAAATCTCGATCCCAATAACCAAGATGACCGGGCCAATTATAAATCAGATGCATATCCTTCCAATCCCATCATCGAGTCATTCACCGATCAATATATCTACCGAACTTGACAGAGCGCCAAGGAAGAAACCTAAGATATCAGTAAAAAGCAATTTAATACTAAAAGGACCAGATCAAGTTAACATGTTTCATTCGCAACAAAAAATGGCGTTTAAACGTCTCGAAGATAACGAGAGGTACGGCCTCGGAGGCTCGGTGacgtttaacaatttaataacgACTAATTTCATGCAATTGCAACCGGAACCAGCACTGAGCGAATCTCCGAACAACATAATGTCGTATCCTCAAAACAACATGATGGGAGACGCCGCAACAACGCCAGTTGACAATGAAATGAACGGTAACCCGcaaatattttccttcaatCCACAAATGAACGTGAACTCGATGACGTTACTCCCACCCGCGCAAAAGATTCAAACGAATGACCCGAGTTACATAAAATTAGAAGCGACGATCAAACAGAACACCCAATCGCCTAGTTTAGAAAGAATGTGCAACGCAAACCTACTGAACAACCAAGCTATTAGCCGAGAATATAAAGCCTCGCCACCTTTGGAAGATATTCACAAAAATATGaacgaaattaaaaacgaaGTTAAATCTGATGCTTTTTACAATTTAAGCCTTAACAGCACAGCCTCGAATCCACCAATCATCGATCAGTATATGATAGACAATATAATTCCAGAGCAATATCCAGCTCATTTAGACCTATCAACGGTCGTTTTACCAGAAGTGTCTGACCAACAGAACGATGTGATAGAAATAGATGACAATTCCGACGATAATAAACTATTACCACGATTCGATATGAACTTCTCCCTGGAGTCTCTCTACTTAATGCATAATGATTTTCACTTTGAAAATGAAGTACCCACAAATAGTATGCCTTCTGACGTACctgttaatgaaataaataggaTGGTCGCAGAGATGCCCTTAGGCAATACGAAAGAAAACTTAGACGTCGTTTCAGTTGAAACTGATAATGATGCTCAAAATTACATACAAGGGAAGAAAGACCCCATGATGAACACCTCTGTCCGACCGTcgactaataaaataaacgttaaaaatattgaattaatgaaaaattgaatctgttatttatttataagatatgtatatatatgtatactctaGTAATTCATATACaagattgtttattatttgttacaatatatttgtCTTATTCATACACAATCCCAGATAAGTTACATTCACTTAAGATTTCGTCTTAATTttctctaaaataaatattcgtataGCGAGTGCAACGCATGCCCATCGATTGACTCAATCCGTTGGCAACACTCACACTATCGGTAGAAAAGTCCAAATGGACCAATTGCCTGAAGAAGGTGGCGGAACTTTACGCATCAAGCgagaatatttcttacatcaaatTGTTATCTAAAAATCAGACTTAAGACTATCGTAAAAAGATAAAGTAAacaaatcaatatcaaaaactttattaaaatatatagcaatagAAGTTTATATagcacttgcttattgatattCAAAAAGTCTACCGATCTCCTCACGAAATAAATTCGGCTGGATCATATTTTGTTTCAACAATTATTGTTTACAAtcactacaattttatttgactTTTCAAGGTGCGCCCACCATTTAAAAATTCGCTACTTTTAGAAAAACACAAACATTCCTTAATGTTGTCTGGGATCTTGTTATAAAAGCTTTGGAGAATCAATGAAAGAATTGCTAATGCTATTTACTATAGCTTCTTTATTCTGCGAACAGTAAAAAACGACGCGATTTCTATGAAAATCGTTATACTTTTACGAACATTCGTAcctatacatgtatatattaggAAGGGACCGTCGATACTGCAGGGAAGAGAGTAATTTATAACTTCTGCAAAGCTGAATCTATTCGCCATTCCATTAATGCGGGGTCCAAAGATACGAATTAAGAAAATTGACCGCAGCTTCTTCATAGTAATAGTGACATAGTTTCCCGACGAACCTTTCCAACAGTTTTACTTAAactaatttctataatatacaGCAATGTAATCTTTACTGCTTTCGACTTCTTGTGAGTCATGTAAGATCCATTCTTCAGGAACATCTCCGAACGGCCTGGGATCCGTGTGAACACCTTTACCGTCGCCGGGTCCAATTATGATGAGTACTTTCCCGCCAAAATTATCAACATATTCTTTAAATGCCAGCCCgttgttaaaataacaaaacaataaggCGATTTGACTGCTACTTTCTAATACGGTAATTGTAGCTTGATCTAATTTTTGGCCCGTGAAACGGAGGGGTATAAAAGTAGGAGGTGCATATTTACACTGCCACCAGGCGCCATCAACTTCTATACCGGATACATGGTAACCTAAAAAGATACGgagtattgaaaatattataaatgaaatacaatCATACTATTTGATAAGCATGAAATATGAGTCGAGAAAATGTGTTGTGTGCGAGGATACACTTGACAACTAAAGCCAATTAGTAGGGTATAAAATACTACAGTACTTCTGACATTTCGACTGGGATTCGAAAGCAGGAGACCAGTCACGTGAACTGACTTCGCAAAAATGTGGCAGTTGTAGAATGAACTACTATACCGATGTTTTCTATCATTACAGATCGAATTATTTTGTGACTTTTTCTAGAACATCGAAAAGAACAATCGAAATCAACTACATACACACAAATATGAAACAGCTAACTGAAACATAGGTACCTGTGGCTGCTGTAATCATCCATTCAAGAAGACCACTACCGCATCCGATGCTGAGAATCATTTCGCATTTCAATTCCGCCATACAATTCGCGATAAATTCTAAATTTTCTTCTGTTGGAAAGACCCATAGCACTTTATTCCTTTGTGGATGGCTCCTGTAGTTTTTAACGATTGTTTTCCAGTCACCCTGTTTATACAAACTGGTTACTGCTTCGACTATATCCTCcatattttataacatcacACACACGGTAGAACTcttttataagttaaattatgattcaaaaacactatatcataaatatttattataattatattttttatcaattaacacgaataatattatatctttctAAAATATACCGGGCAATTGTTGCTGGGTAACATTGACAATGAACCAAAGCGTGCATACCTTTACGTAACTTTGAGTGATTGATTTTTCATACATATGTTCGCAGAGTCGTAGTAGGcgttttttaagaatttattttctttatatattatatatatagctgaGCTGGCTTTGCCCGCGTGGAATTCCTTTCGATGACTAGACGTTACACCTTGAACGTGAAACAGGCGAGCAGCGAATTAAAAATTACCTAACATTAAAtgactataaatattttcactgtCATCCGATTTTATGAAACAAAGAATACAGACACAGTTTCGGagatttgtatgtataatattttaaatattttattgtgttctATTATTACTCTTTTCTATCGCATAAAgtcatttattcattaatttattcaatgaaCAGACACACGGTTTGTAATGCTTTATTATTGAGTAGATTTATAGATTTAAATGTACGCTTGCAATCTACGATAGATTATAAATacctccttttttaaattatttatcatcatcaacagccaatcgttgtccactgctgaacataggcctctcccaaggtgcgccaaagctccctgttctccgccttccgcatccagttggtgcccgccaccttcttaaggtcgtcggtccacctggctggagggcgctgcgcttgccgattcgcggtctccactctaggactcgtctgctccaacggccatcggtcctacgacatacgtgaccagcccactgccacttcagcctgctaattttgcaagctatgtcggtgactccggttcttttccggataatctcatttctgatcttatccttcaaagatactccgagcatagctcgctccatagcacgctgagcgactttgaatttgtggactagtctcgcagttagtgtccacgtttcggcaccgtatgtcatggcaggtaagacgcattggttgaagactttcgtctttaTACTTAAttgatttagtaaaaaaataaacaaattcgtCCCTGTGCTCATCATATGGAGCGGTTAGAGAAATTGGCGAGCGCCCAATTGTTACGTTTATTATGAAGATTGGTAACACTTCTCAAATTGTAAAAAGATATTGACGTCACAGGTGCCTTGTCGTTCGCGCTAGATTAAAGCCAAACCATTTCTCACCATTTAACTATCCAACAAAACGACTTGAGCCGGCGACCCAGCACCATTCCACAAGGAGAAACGTTTCTAAGGAGATTTGAGGAATCAAGCCGACCACTCTgttcaaaaatgttttcataaagtTTAAACACTAATAAGGAATAAGGTCAAAAGAATGATGCTATAGTGTCATAACGTTTGTAGTCTTCAAATGAAACTTATTAATTTtctcaaaaattatttatttgtataaaaaacttgCGTAcagatttttacaaatattttccgTATAAATTGAATAGTacacaaaatcaataataacaaaataaaaagttaatagttAGGTTACATTACGTTACATTTAGTTTTATCGTATGACTGATTGTAAATGCAATGTCAAATACAGATTATTAAGAAAACTTGtgtgatgtaaaaatataataacactcCCGTATATGATCATCGCTTAGTAAGTAggtcttatataaaaaactattgttTGAGATCAATGTATAGTAGAGATCAAGATCAGTCGACGCTATGCACTAGGAGCTATTGCACATTACAGATTCCTTAACAACAGATAATCAGATCATTAaggttaagaaaaaaaaaaaggcatacaaaactaatatttatcagTAAAGATAGTAAATCACGGTGATCAAGAATAACAACGCTTAACAAAGACACAACTCCGCCCTCtcgcacacaaacacacacgtGTCTGCCAGTCTTTATAAAACCTACTGTCTCTGTACTACCCACATAAAACTGACGAATGCTAAATATATGCCCGTCTAAGAAATTAAGCAGAAAAAACTTTGGGGtggattgtattatatatatatatattctaaagttGGAGAAATTGAGTGATGACTCATTAAGGTACAACTCACACACATTCGAAATGTAGATGTGTGTTTAACCGACAGTATCACAAGGTAGTTATCACAATCATAATTAGCAATTATTTCTGATCGTGGTTAAACTTCAAGTGAAAAAAACATGCAATGTGCTATAGCTGCATGTGTTTGTAAGTTGGTTTAACTTACattggttggttggttggtttaacatttaaaatttatcacaAATTTTTGGCAGACCAAAGCTCATATTATCAAAAAATCACATTTTATAgtacaatattatttcaattgcaGTCTTAAAATCATtgccaatatataaaattgctaATACGCTATGGTAACATCGTATTGGTAAAGTTTTTCAACATCAGAGATATTTTGAGGTCACAATATCAAGCTTAATATACTTTCAAACACTTCAACTAAAGTTTTATTCGGAATATCGGGtctattaataaactttttagataccataataatataaataaagcgtTCAACATTGTAACGACAATATACCTCTAAACTAAAATAGCCAATTTAAATTCACAGTAAGTAATAACgttagtatttaaaaacattatttaagtaGTATTTTCTAATTGATTTCTTATAATTTCATCGATATATTTAACTTTGAGATCAATTTAATTtcggtccttcgagccggatgaaaaacaaaaacttaataacgtttttaaatatcacTCAAATGACAGTAAaggaataattttactttatcacTAGTGTGAGCGTCTTGGACGCACTTAATAACTAAGTAAACTTACTTAATCAagtatcaaaacattttataccaTAATCTAGCTTCAATTCAATGACTTAGAGGCACGTATCGCAATCACCCTTAGATATTTTTTCTAGTAATTTTAAACAAGAATAAGATAATTATAACCAAAATTGAATATCATCTCTTAATATTATCATTCACAACATTCGTTATTCGTTCCTTGTTTTAACATCGAAAAGATATGCTTATTTACCTAGTCTttacaaatcatttaaaaatattttatatatatgaaaaaaaatgcaaactTTAAATTAGGATATTTTGTAACGAGAGATTAGAACACACCTACAGAACCAAGTCAAGTCACGATGAAATCTCTGCTCCTTTGCATACAGACAAACTAGAAGAATACCACTTCTAACAATGTCAATATGCCGCCAATCATGGTATATACCAAGATAGAATATTCCATTGTGCCTATACACTGGCTCGTTTACACTTTAAaacggaacataacaatacaaagAATTAATGTTTagctgtataataaattatgagttGGTTGGACCCGCCCTGAGCGCGCCTGCAAAAATCCATcactaaaacataatattatatataagatacattaattattgttcttaatGTGTTTATCTCTTAccttataaagtatatttacgCGGtagtttattacatacatatagatTAAGTaatgcagtcgttttataccaaataaaatacataggtGTCCGACTCTATTGTATACAATCActtaaataatttgacataataaaaatataactatctCTTTCCCCAACCGGACTTTACGGCCGAAGAAAGAGAGAATGCGTTCCTGACATCTGTCAGTTCGTCGTAACTACATAAAATGACAGTTGACATAACATGACAGCAGCGCTGTATggatttaaaaagtatttccctaatttatttaaaattaaatttagaccaatat encodes the following:
- the LOC126772924 gene encoding uncharacterized protein LOC126772924 isoform X2, with product MGIKDVKKMVKSLVQIALKNAKLKKEINKNNSSNQSQPEIAEVKIPQVIEIVPDIVNANNEQLPKGVAFISVDELNKMSTPNFEKVDPKEVIQEASINIVYTNDVSTQYVNVSNPGAPDTTRNLIQMSSVTPDLISSIQPRIPSSIDNNLPQTQNDSSTQQQENGRSLISCPHSYKKTKTLDVDPEKNGTRCSVSNCHVRLKDANNLSYHRKCHQNNQLQCPECSKLFLTVQQLHTHLWKTHTVDLELPTCNICGYKTYKRYRLVNIHMRCHDKFKEYTCLICTKKFKNSNQLSKHRMTHKRDETRAQCHICQREFSNERQLRNHVAAVHERLKPFKCCNCDYTAARKEELKLHLRSHTGDKPYACDQCSYCTGDHNALRRHKKQHSKESTYKCKYCPYTAIQSTMFASHMISKHPNVNSDDVHCCPYCPFKSVNKDKYLVHLTTHREKEEIKLLVEMTKGVKTNKPSWTIPSDNSNKPNEIQNVSNEQSKDTSMKTVNTIPIEVYDCDSLPETMLQEYPKNYCTTTSNDVPQTTFSAEDLRDLSKDDNNSDCLISETFNIQDRHQYSSQHALQMPYDTSQSNLHFLNSNVSIDQNLLQSSSVSSLTSSHSPISDSLGGNIMSNFPIRLPPAHNNITLKPVDKISIPITKMTGPIINQMHILPIPSSSHSPINISTELDRAPRKKPKISVKSNLILKGPDQVNMFHSQQKMAFKRLEDNERYGLGGSVTFNNLITTNFMQLQPEPALSESPNNIMSYPQNNMMGDAATTPVDNEMNGNPQIFSFNPQMNVNSMTLLPPAQKIQTNDPSYIKLEATIKQNTQSPSLERMCNANLLNNQAISREYKASPPLEDIHKNMNEIKNEVKSDAFYNLSLNSTASNPPIIDQYMIDNIIPEQYPAHLDLSTVVLPEVSDQQNDVIEIDDNSDDNKLLPRFDMNFSLESLYLMHNDFHFENEVPTNSMPSDVPVNEINRMVAEMPLGNTKENLDVVSVETDNDAQNYIQGKKDPMMNTSVRPSTNKINVKNIELMKN
- the LOC126772910 gene encoding uncharacterized protein LOC126772910, coding for MEDIVEAVTSLYKQGDWKTIVKNYRSHPQRNKVLWVFPTEENLEFIANCMAELKCEMILSIGCGSGLLEWMITAATGYHVSGIEVDGAWWQCKYAPPTFIPLRFTGQKLDQATITVLESSSQIALLFCYFNNGLAFKEYVDNFGGKVLIIIGPGDGKGVHTDPRPFGDVPEEWILHDSQEVESSKDYIAVYYRN